The following proteins are co-located in the Phyllostomus discolor isolate MPI-MPIP mPhyDis1 chromosome 1, mPhyDis1.pri.v3, whole genome shotgun sequence genome:
- the GNRHR gene encoding gonadotropin-releasing hormone receptor isoform X2, with amino-acid sequence MANSASLEQNQNHCSSINSSSPLMQGHLPTLTLSGKIRVTLTFFLFLLSTAFNASFLLKLKKWTQKKEKGKKLSRMKVLLKHLTLANLLETLIVMPLDGMWNITVQWYGGELLCKVLSYLKLFSMYAPAFMMVVISLDRSMAITRPLAVSNSRPGQSLIGLAWLLSGLFAGPQLPLHRPSSHHVDLQHKNHPHPDSGPSSGSPPTTAESIQEQYTQSSAEDSKDDSCICNFLYHLLDSLLRPRNLVLV; translated from the exons ATGGCAAACAGTGCCTCTCTCGAACAGAATCAAAACCACTGTTCGTCCATCAACAGCAGCAGCCCACTGATGCAgggccacctccccaccctgaccttatctggaaagatCCGAGTGACActaactttcttcctttttctactcTCCACGGCTTTCAATGCTTCTTTTTTGTTGAAACTTAAGAAGTGGactcagaagaaagagaaagggaaaaagctCTCAAGAATGAAGGTGCTTTTAAAACATCTGACTTTAGCCAACCTGTTGGAGACTCTGATTGTCATGCCCCTGGATGGGATGTGGAACATTACGGTCCAGTGGTATGGGGGAGAGCTCCTCTGCAAAGTGCTCAGTTACCTGAAGCTTTTCTCCATGTACGCCCCAGCCTTCATGATGGTAGTGATCAGCCTGGACCGCTCCATGGCCATCACAAGACCCCTAGCTGTGAGCAACAGCAGGCCGGGACAGTCTTTGATTGGCCTGGCATGGCTCCTCAGTGGCCTCTTTGCTGGACCACAG CTGCCTCTTCATCGTCCCTCTTCTCATCATGTTGATCTGCAACACAAAAATCATCCTCACCCTGACTCGGGTCCTTCATCAGGATCCCCACC AACTACAGCTGAATCAATCCAAGAACAATATACCCAGAGCTCGGCTGAGGACTCTAAAGATGACAGTTGCATTTGCAACTTCCTTTACCATCTGCTGGACTCCCTACTACGTCCTAGGAATTTGGTACTGGTTTGA
- the GNRHR gene encoding gonadotropin-releasing hormone receptor isoform X1 has product MANSASLEQNQNHCSSINSSSPLMQGHLPTLTLSGKIRVTLTFFLFLLSTAFNASFLLKLKKWTQKKEKGKKLSRMKVLLKHLTLANLLETLIVMPLDGMWNITVQWYGGELLCKVLSYLKLFSMYAPAFMMVVISLDRSMAITRPLAVSNSRPGQSLIGLAWLLSGLFAGPQLYIFRMIHLADDSGQSGGFSQCVTHCSFLQWWHQAFYNFFTFSCLFIVPLLIMLICNTKIILTLTRVLHQDPHQLQLNQSKNNIPRARLRTLKMTVAFATSFTICWTPYYVLGIWYWFDPEMLNRVSDPVNHFFFLFAFLNPCFDPLIYGYFSL; this is encoded by the exons ATGGCAAACAGTGCCTCTCTCGAACAGAATCAAAACCACTGTTCGTCCATCAACAGCAGCAGCCCACTGATGCAgggccacctccccaccctgaccttatctggaaagatCCGAGTGACActaactttcttcctttttctactcTCCACGGCTTTCAATGCTTCTTTTTTGTTGAAACTTAAGAAGTGGactcagaagaaagagaaagggaaaaagctCTCAAGAATGAAGGTGCTTTTAAAACATCTGACTTTAGCCAACCTGTTGGAGACTCTGATTGTCATGCCCCTGGATGGGATGTGGAACATTACGGTCCAGTGGTATGGGGGAGAGCTCCTCTGCAAAGTGCTCAGTTACCTGAAGCTTTTCTCCATGTACGCCCCAGCCTTCATGATGGTAGTGATCAGCCTGGACCGCTCCATGGCCATCACAAGACCCCTAGCTGTGAGCAACAGCAGGCCGGGACAGTCTTTGATTGGCCTGGCATGGCTCCTCAGTGGCCTCTTTGCTGGACCACAG TTATATATCTTCAGAATGATTCACTTGGCTGACGACTCTGGACAATCAGGAGGTTTCTCCCAGTGTGTAACACACTGCAGCTTCCTGCAGTGGTGGCACCAAGCCTTTTATAACTTTTTCACCTTCAGCTGCCTCTTCATCGTCCCTCTTCTCATCATGTTGATCTGCAACACAAAAATCATCCTCACCCTGACTCGGGTCCTTCATCAGGATCCCCACC AACTACAGCTGAATCAATCCAAGAACAATATACCCAGAGCTCGGCTGAGGACTCTAAAGATGACAGTTGCATTTGCAACTTCCTTTACCATCTGCTGGACTCCCTACTACGTCCTAGGAATTTGGTACTGGTTTGATCCTGAAATGTTAAACAGGGTGTCAGATCCAGTAAATCActtcttctttctgtttgcttttttaaatccaTGCTTTGATCCACTTAtatatggatatttctctctgtaA